A single region of the Pararhodospirillum photometricum DSM 122 genome encodes:
- a CDS encoding CGNR zinc finger domain-containing protein codes for MKTPQEFRFNAGRLALDLPATVRRRASTPMDVLASPGAPARWLREAGLVAELLPLSEAQETALRRLRETIWTLADAVIRDAALPSEAVDHLNAVAARPVPIPQLEAASLTLCWRAADPVEAALATIARDALDLLGGPLRPRIKACGQPDCQMLFLDTSPSVRRRWCSMDRCGSRAKGGAFRQRQKDTTPSS; via the coding sequence ATGAAAACCCCCCAGGAATTTCGCTTTAATGCCGGCCGCCTCGCGCTGGATTTACCGGCGACGGTGCGGCGGCGTGCTTCAACGCCCATGGATGTGTTGGCGTCTCCGGGGGCGCCGGCGCGGTGGTTGCGGGAGGCTGGGCTGGTGGCGGAGCTTCTGCCCTTGTCCGAGGCGCAGGAAACCGCCCTGCGGCGGCTGCGCGAGACCATTTGGACCCTGGCCGATGCGGTGATCCGCGATGCCGCCTTGCCCTCCGAGGCGGTGGATCACCTCAACGCGGTGGCCGCCCGGCCGGTGCCCATCCCCCAGCTTGAGGCCGCCTCCTTGACGCTGTGCTGGAGGGCGGCCGATCCGGTCGAGGCGGCGCTGGCCACCATCGCCCGCGACGCGCTGGATCTTTTGGGCGGCCCCTTGCGCCCCCGGATCAAGGCATGCGGCCAGCCGGATTGCCAGATGCTGTTTCTCGACACCTCGCCCAGTGTACGGCGGCGGTGGTGCTCGATGGACCGCTGCGGCAGCCGGGCCAAGGGCGGAGCGTTCCGCCAGCGCCAGAAAGACACGACCCCGTCGTCCTGA
- a CDS encoding isovaleryl-CoA dehydrogenase, whose protein sequence is MLRASVRAFAADEIAPRAAAIDHDNEFPADLWGKMGALGLLGLTVEEEWGGAGMGYLEHVVAMQEISRASASVGLSYGAHSNLCVNQIRRHATPDQKERYLPGLIAGTKIGALAMSEPGAGSDVVSMRTRAVRQGDRYILNGTKMWITNGPDADVIVVYAKTDPEAGSRGITAFLVEKGFKGFSTAQKLDKLGMRGSNTGELVFQDCEVPAENVLGSLNGGVRVLMSGLDYERLVLAGGPLGIMDACLDIVVPYVHERQQFGQPIGTFQLLQGKLADMYTILNASKAYVYAVAKACDRGETTRKDAAGAILYTAEKATWMALEAIQCLGGNGYINDYATGRLLRDAKLYEIGAGTSEIRRMLIGRELFAETA, encoded by the coding sequence ATGCTGCGTGCCAGCGTGCGCGCCTTTGCCGCCGACGAGATTGCGCCGCGCGCCGCGGCCATCGACCACGACAACGAGTTTCCCGCCGACCTGTGGGGCAAGATGGGCGCCCTGGGCTTGCTGGGCCTCACGGTGGAAGAGGAGTGGGGCGGAGCCGGCATGGGCTACCTGGAGCACGTGGTCGCCATGCAGGAGATCAGCCGGGCCTCGGCCAGTGTCGGCCTCAGCTATGGCGCGCACTCCAACTTGTGCGTCAACCAGATCCGGCGCCACGCCACGCCCGACCAGAAGGAGCGCTACCTTCCGGGCCTGATCGCTGGCACCAAAATCGGGGCGCTGGCCATGAGCGAGCCCGGCGCCGGCTCCGATGTGGTGTCGATGCGCACCCGCGCCGTGCGCCAGGGCGACCGCTATATCCTCAACGGCACCAAGATGTGGATCACCAACGGCCCCGACGCCGATGTGATCGTGGTCTATGCCAAGACCGACCCCGAGGCCGGCTCACGCGGCATCACCGCCTTCTTGGTCGAAAAGGGCTTCAAAGGGTTCTCGACGGCGCAAAAGCTCGACAAGCTGGGCATGCGCGGCTCCAACACCGGCGAGTTGGTGTTCCAGGACTGCGAGGTGCCGGCCGAAAACGTGCTGGGCAGCCTCAACGGCGGCGTGCGGGTGCTGATGAGCGGCCTTGACTACGAGCGCCTTGTGCTCGCCGGCGGACCGCTTGGCATCATGGATGCCTGCCTCGACATCGTGGTGCCCTACGTCCACGAGCGCCAGCAGTTCGGCCAGCCCATCGGCACGTTCCAGCTTTTACAGGGCAAGCTGGCCGATATGTACACCATTCTCAACGCCAGCAAGGCCTACGTCTATGCCGTGGCCAAGGCCTGCGACCGCGGCGAGACCACCCGCAAGGATGCCGCCGGCGCCATTCTCTATACCGCCGAAAAAGCCACCTGGATGGCCCTGGAGGCAATCCAGTGCCTGGGCGGCAACGGCTACATCAACGACTACGCGACCGGTCGCCTGCTGCGCGACGCCAAGCTCTATGAGATCGGCGCCGGCACCAGCGAAATTCGCCGCATGCTGATCGGACGCGAACTGTTTGCCGAGACCGCGTGA
- a CDS encoding nucleotidyltransferase domain-containing protein, protein MGPSHTMRDTLERFAQDQGIGLVLAVPCGPAAWGVPGAEAEAIQITALFTRPAAAYLGLAEPADVLRHEGPPAVLAWDTRRALRLVLRSNATVWSWLGSPGALIGESAALAALRALLARTLSRQALLGHALGEAKAAMNTYLPDDPKVAARAKYGLVIRPLMAAQWLLDDRDAPPADWASLRAGLTWTDEARALLDALEADALPERRVAALDAWIDSVFQAARDKGEALSPPRRVVLSSKRPRSRPFA, encoded by the coding sequence ATGGGGCCCTCACACACCATGCGCGACACGCTGGAACGCTTTGCCCAGGACCAGGGCATCGGGTTGGTGCTGGCCGTGCCCTGCGGCCCGGCCGCCTGGGGCGTGCCCGGCGCCGAGGCCGAGGCCATCCAGATCACCGCCTTGTTCACCCGCCCGGCCGCGGCCTACCTGGGCTTGGCCGAACCGGCCGATGTTCTGCGGCACGAGGGCCCGCCGGCCGTGCTGGCCTGGGACACCCGGCGCGCCTTGCGCCTTGTGCTGCGCTCCAACGCCACCGTCTGGTCGTGGTTGGGCAGCCCGGGCGCCCTGATCGGCGAGAGCGCCGCGCTTGCCGCCCTGCGCGCCCTGCTGGCCCGCACCTTGTCGCGCCAAGCCCTGCTCGGGCACGCCCTGGGCGAGGCCAAAGCGGCCATGAACACCTACCTGCCCGATGACCCCAAGGTGGCGGCACGCGCCAAGTACGGCTTGGTGATCCGCCCCCTGATGGCCGCCCAGTGGCTGCTCGACGATCGCGACGCGCCGCCCGCCGACTGGGCCTCCTTGCGCGCCGGCCTGACCTGGACCGACGAGGCCCGCGCCCTGCTCGATGCCCTGGAGGCCGATGCCCTGCCCGAGCGCCGCGTAGCGGCCCTTGATGCCTGGATCGACAGCGTGTTTCAGGCGGCCCGCGATAAAGGCGAAGCCCTGTCCCCCCCCCGCCGCGTCGTCTTGTCCTCAAAGAGGCCGAGATCGAGGCCTTTCGCCTGA
- a CDS encoding ABC transporter substrate-binding protein, which yields MKQRARIRTTLLIGLALANTPAWAAPPASRPLVACLAEGPRILNPALSPAPATRDTVGRTVYEGLTRFRPGTTTVEPGLAEGWTVSEDGKTYTFVLRPTVSFHSTARFTPTRPLEAQDVVWTLARQGKDDHPFHRVSGATYETYTALGLGDLIERIEALDARTVRLTLTRPWAPLPAALAMEFAGIHSAEYAQARLKAGAPEDVDRFPVGTGPYVLREATDDTLRFDAHLGYWEGKPGLETLVIKIVPDDSQRAQKLRAGECHMIDAVAPADLEPLRTTPGVALPQGPGLALSVLAFNTEKPPFDSLAVRRILAQALDPVALVAGPFNGRGVPLTRALPPAQWPLPEAPPPTLATSDTLKAELAALPAIGPITLWALPVRRASLPDPKAAALWVKAAWEALGLSVTVETLDWGDYLKRARAGDAQALFLTWSTDTGDPDDFLSLLGCEAVGGFNVARWCHKPFDDLLRRGRQSVDPEERVWIYRDALALVRDQVPWVPLAAPLLMQAHRTSVTGWTVSPFGGPSFRAVGMTP from the coding sequence ATGAAACAAAGAGCACGGATCCGCACGACCCTCCTGATCGGACTGGCCTTGGCAAACACGCCGGCCTGGGCCGCCCCCCCGGCCAGCCGCCCCCTGGTCGCCTGTCTCGCCGAAGGCCCCCGGATCCTCAACCCCGCCCTCAGCCCCGCCCCCGCCACCCGCGATACCGTGGGCCGCACGGTGTACGAAGGCCTGACCCGCTTTCGCCCGGGCACCACCACCGTCGAGCCCGGGCTGGCCGAGGGGTGGACGGTGTCGGAGGACGGCAAAACCTACACCTTTGTCCTGCGCCCCACCGTCAGCTTCCACAGCACCGCCCGCTTCACCCCGACCCGCCCCCTGGAGGCCCAGGACGTGGTGTGGACCCTGGCTCGCCAAGGCAAGGACGACCACCCCTTCCACCGGGTGTCCGGGGCCACCTACGAGACCTATACCGCGCTCGGTCTGGGCGACCTGATCGAGCGCATTGAGGCCCTGGACGCCCGCACGGTGCGCCTGACTCTGACCCGCCCCTGGGCCCCCCTGCCCGCCGCCCTGGCCATGGAGTTCGCCGGGATCCACTCGGCCGAGTATGCTCAAGCCCGCCTCAAGGCCGGAGCGCCAGAGGACGTGGACCGCTTCCCGGTGGGAACGGGGCCCTATGTCCTGCGCGAGGCCACGGACGATACCCTGCGCTTTGACGCCCACCTTGGATATTGGGAGGGCAAGCCGGGCCTTGAGACTCTGGTGATCAAGATCGTTCCCGACGACAGCCAGCGCGCGCAAAAACTGCGGGCCGGCGAATGCCACATGATCGACGCCGTGGCGCCTGCCGACCTGGAGCCTTTGCGGACCACCCCGGGCGTGGCCCTGCCCCAAGGGCCCGGGCTGGCCCTGAGCGTTCTGGCCTTCAACACGGAAAAGCCGCCCTTTGACAGCCTCGCCGTGCGGCGGATCCTGGCCCAAGCCCTGGACCCGGTCGCTTTGGTGGCCGGCCCCTTCAACGGCCGAGGCGTGCCCCTGACCCGGGCCCTGCCCCCGGCCCAGTGGCCCTTGCCCGAGGCACCGCCCCCAACCCTTGCCACCTCCGACACCCTGAAAGCCGAGTTGGCCGCCCTGCCGGCAATAGGGCCGATCACGCTGTGGGCCCTGCCGGTTCGCCGCGCGTCCCTGCCCGACCCCAAAGCCGCCGCCCTTTGGGTCAAGGCGGCCTGGGAAGCCCTGGGCCTCTCGGTCACGGTGGAAACCCTTGACTGGGGTGACTACCTAAAGCGCGCCCGCGCCGGCGATGCCCAGGCCCTGTTCCTGACCTGGAGCACCGACACCGGGGACCCGGATGACTTCCTGAGCCTGCTGGGCTGCGAGGCGGTGGGCGGCTTCAACGTCGCCCGCTGGTGCCACAAGCCCTTTGACGACCTGTTGCGCCGGGGCCGCCAGAGCGTGGACCCGGAAGAGCGGGTGTGGATTTATCGCGATGCTCTGGCCCTGGTGCGCGATCAGGTCCCCTGGGTTCCCCTGGCGGCGCCGCTTCTTATGCAAGCTCACCGAACATCCGTGACCGGCTGGACCGTGTCGCCTTTTGGCGGGCCCAGTTTTCGCGCCGTCGGGATGACGCCGTGA
- a CDS encoding DMT family transporter, with protein MDPRVFLSPSGLFVATMILCTAFMGSSFPSGKYLISELGMPALMMGGGRFLLAGGLILAVAGVRAGPARLLPTRGGSGVKGLLLVLGVGCLQTAGTMGFLNLALGSLSASMASILLFTNPLWTAILAHFFLGESLSRAKIAALLCGVAGVATCLGVSAEHNLAGVLIALAGSVCWALSTVVSKKYRLDQSALVLTGWQLTLGALIMLAISALVGEQYDLSAVEGWGVVWFVWLVIPASIGSFGLWFYALSKKGATLTSSYLFLVPLFSTTFAVLFLGEALSGSMVIGGTMIVFALWLINIPVSRLAGGRERIRRWQRRRIDWRANESLSQVPAASE; from the coding sequence ATGGATCCGAGGGTCTTCCTCTCTCCAAGCGGTCTGTTTGTTGCCACCATGATCCTGTGCACCGCGTTCATGGGATCGTCCTTTCCCTCCGGCAAATACTTGATCAGTGAGCTTGGGATGCCCGCCTTGATGATGGGTGGGGGACGTTTTCTTCTGGCGGGGGGGCTGATTCTCGCGGTGGCCGGGGTCCGGGCGGGGCCGGCCCGTCTCCTGCCCACGAGGGGCGGGTCGGGTGTGAAAGGGCTGTTGCTGGTGCTGGGCGTGGGATGTCTTCAGACCGCTGGAACGATGGGCTTTCTCAATCTGGCGCTGGGGAGCTTGAGCGCCTCGATGGCATCGATCCTGCTGTTCACCAACCCGCTGTGGACGGCCATTCTTGCCCATTTCTTTTTGGGCGAGAGCCTGTCGCGCGCCAAGATCGCCGCGCTGCTGTGCGGGGTTGCCGGGGTGGCGACCTGCCTTGGGGTGAGCGCGGAGCACAATCTGGCGGGGGTCCTGATCGCGCTGGCCGGCTCGGTCTGCTGGGCGTTGTCCACCGTGGTGTCGAAAAAATACAGGCTCGATCAATCGGCGCTTGTGTTGACCGGGTGGCAACTGACCCTGGGGGCCCTGATCATGCTGGCGATTTCGGCCCTGGTCGGCGAACAGTACGACCTCAGCGCCGTTGAGGGCTGGGGCGTGGTCTGGTTCGTCTGGCTGGTGATCCCGGCCTCGATCGGGTCGTTTGGCCTATGGTTTTATGCCTTGTCGAAGAAAGGGGCCACCTTGACCAGTTCTTACCTGTTTTTGGTCCCCCTGTTCTCGACGACCTTCGCGGTTTTGTTCCTGGGGGAGGCCCTGAGCGGCAGTATGGTCATCGGCGGGACGATGATTGTCTTTGCCTTGTGGCTGATCAACATCCCCGTCTCCCGTCTTGCCGGGGGGAGGGAACGGATCCGGCGGTGGCAACGCCGTCGGATCGACTGGCGGGCGAACGAGAGCCTCAGCCAAGTTCCCGCCGCCTCGGAATAA
- a CDS encoding GH36-type glycosyl hydrolase domain-containing protein, producing the protein MDPAYVSSVDSGNLAGHLIALANTCEEWTEALLAPEMAQGLRETLSLTREAIETLVAGRRDRVASLTPVLDEMESALRGDIPIDAQLPMLQRLSEKATRAALGLTVPLADTDTSDLLFWVGALSQSVLEQDRDRRLIAQDPEALRGRLRAVAHTARTLAMGMDFTFLFDPKRKLLSIGYSLANSRLDPTCYNLLASEARLASLFAIAKGDIPTRHWFHLGRETAPLGSGFALVSWSGSMFEYLMPSLVMRAPPDSLLERTSRLVVTCQKAYGRALGVPWGISESAYNARDPDLIYQYSAFGVPGLGLKRGLADNVVIAPYATALAAMVDPAAAVANFARLAQIGARGRHGFYEALDYTPLRLSEGEDMAVVHCFMAHHQGMTLVALDNVVHKGRVRLRFHRERMIQSCDLLLQERVPRDVLIPSPSLREGMETAAETLGTPPATRHLGGSPDGPPQVLLLSNGSYAVMISAGGGGYSRWRTLAITRWHEDVTRDDAGSLIFLRNLHTGLGWSACGAGPGSVPDTEEVVFDEDRALFTRRDGALTTSLEVLVSGEDDAEVRRLSVCNSGFTPVEVEITSYAELVLGPAAMDATHPAFAKLFVETAYLPEVEALIATRRSRAPTDPAMWAAHFAVVEGPRVAAVQYESDRARFLGRNRTVATAQALQPGARLSNTTGVVLDPVFALRHRVVVAPGAVACVFFWTLAAPSRPDLLSLIDKHHDHNAFDRAKALAWTQGQIQLHHLGIEGREAADFQRLAAPLLYADPRFRSASQTITTGVGPQSGMWALGISGDLPVVVLTITDIADLAQVRQMLRAHEYWRIKGLAVDLVILNEHASSYRQDLQAAVEGAVRHNLSRPRGDLDPGWGTVYALRTDLMSLPSRALLLSVARVVLGAGQGVLSAWLARRPPPPPRVVVSPRLVPNWRISRGATPPARPVPTPSELEFFNGLGGFDDNGRVYVIHLENGRTTPLPWINVIANPQFGFQVSAEGSGYTWAGNSRENQLTPWSNDPVSDPAGEALYLRDEVSGAFWCPTAQPRRDDGPYTAHHGFGFSRFDHTAHGIATSLVQSVPLAEPVKISRLTLRNLSGLTRHVSVTAYVDWVLGSTRGTSGPFLVTACDEPTGAVLARNPWRLEGADKVAFLDMGGSQTSWTADRTEFLGRHGTMAAPAALTGRAVLSGHCGVGLDPCGAVRREVVLEPGQTLEVVIFLGQGQTLTEARALIMRWRNADLDQIQAEVKAFWDKILGAVQVKSPDRAMDILLNGWLLYQTIACRLWARAAFYQASGAYGFRDQVQDGMALSLAWPEETRRHLLSAASRQFVEGDVQHWWMPDTGLGVRTHISDDRVWLAFAIATYVRTSGDVAVLDEMVPFLDGPALLPGDADACFQPTRADVVASLFEHGARGIDQALSLRGENGLPLIGTGDWNDGMNRVGSAGRGESVWLGWLLCRTLEMFAALADPRDPSRARHWRTEAKALRHALEGAAWDGAWYRRATYDDGSWLGSSDNDECRIDSIAQSWAVLSGVASPARGAVAMESLARHLLRPQDGVALLFEPPFAATLRDPGYIKGYPPGLRENGGQYTHAALWAVLAFARLGDGDKAEALFALLNPIRHALTPEAVERYKVEPYVVAADVYAVAPHIGRGGWTWYTGAAGWMSQAGIEGLLGLRRQGAVLVMRPCLPRSWEEVEITLTIDETRYVVCVERRISNGTHLMTAQLDGRPVPCLGGCFRAPLDQGQHTACLTIHE; encoded by the coding sequence ATGGATCCGGCCTATGTCTCATCGGTTGATAGCGGCAATCTGGCGGGTCATCTGATTGCGTTGGCCAACACCTGTGAGGAATGGACCGAGGCCCTGCTCGCCCCCGAGATGGCCCAGGGGTTGCGCGAAACCCTGTCCTTAACCCGAGAGGCGATCGAGACGCTGGTCGCCGGGCGGCGCGACCGGGTGGCCTCGCTCACCCCGGTGCTCGACGAGATGGAAAGCGCTTTGCGGGGCGATATCCCCATCGACGCCCAGTTGCCGATGTTGCAGCGCCTTTCGGAAAAGGCAACCCGGGCGGCGCTGGGGCTGACGGTCCCTCTGGCCGACACCGATACTTCCGATCTGCTGTTTTGGGTGGGCGCTTTGTCCCAAAGCGTGTTGGAACAAGACCGCGACCGTCGCCTGATCGCCCAGGACCCGGAGGCTTTGCGGGGCCGACTGCGTGCCGTGGCACACACGGCGCGGACCCTGGCGATGGGGATGGATTTCACCTTTCTCTTTGATCCCAAGCGTAAATTGCTGTCGATCGGCTATTCCCTGGCCAACAGCCGCCTTGATCCGACCTGTTACAACCTTTTGGCGTCGGAAGCGCGCTTGGCCAGCCTGTTTGCCATCGCCAAGGGCGATATTCCGACCCGGCACTGGTTCCATTTGGGGCGTGAGACCGCTCCCCTGGGGTCGGGCTTCGCCCTGGTGTCGTGGTCGGGATCAATGTTCGAGTACCTGATGCCCTCGCTGGTCATGCGGGCCCCCCCGGACAGCTTGCTAGAGCGCACCAGCCGCTTGGTCGTCACCTGCCAGAAGGCCTACGGCCGCGCGCTGGGGGTGCCGTGGGGCATCTCGGAATCCGCCTATAACGCACGCGACCCGGACTTGATCTATCAGTACTCGGCCTTTGGGGTTCCGGGGCTGGGGCTCAAGCGCGGGCTTGCCGATAATGTGGTCATCGCCCCTTATGCCACGGCCCTGGCCGCCATGGTCGATCCTGCTGCGGCGGTGGCCAATTTCGCGCGTCTAGCCCAGATCGGCGCGCGGGGGCGTCATGGTTTCTACGAAGCCCTTGACTATACTCCCTTGCGTCTCTCCGAGGGAGAAGACATGGCGGTGGTTCACTGTTTCATGGCCCACCACCAGGGGATGACTCTTGTCGCCCTCGACAACGTGGTGCACAAGGGGCGCGTGCGGTTGCGCTTTCATCGCGAACGCATGATTCAATCGTGCGATCTTCTTTTGCAAGAGCGGGTGCCGCGCGATGTCTTGATCCCGTCGCCCTCGCTGCGCGAAGGGATGGAGACGGCGGCGGAAACCCTGGGCACTCCCCCGGCGACCCGTCACCTCGGCGGTTCCCCGGACGGTCCCCCCCAGGTGCTCTTGCTGTCCAATGGCTCCTATGCCGTGATGATCAGTGCCGGTGGAGGGGGCTACAGCCGCTGGCGTACCTTGGCGATCACCCGCTGGCACGAGGATGTGACCCGGGATGACGCCGGATCTTTGATCTTTTTGCGCAATCTTCATACCGGATTGGGATGGTCGGCCTGTGGTGCCGGTCCCGGCAGCGTTCCCGACACCGAGGAGGTGGTGTTCGACGAGGACCGGGCGCTTTTTACCCGGCGCGATGGCGCCCTCACCACCAGTTTGGAAGTCCTGGTGTCGGGGGAGGACGATGCCGAGGTCCGCCGACTGTCGGTGTGCAACAGCGGTTTTACCCCAGTGGAGGTGGAGATCACCTCGTATGCCGAGCTTGTCCTGGGGCCGGCGGCGATGGATGCGACCCATCCGGCCTTTGCCAAACTGTTCGTGGAGACCGCCTATCTGCCCGAGGTCGAGGCCCTGATCGCCACCCGCCGGTCCCGGGCCCCCACCGACCCGGCCATGTGGGCGGCGCATTTCGCGGTGGTCGAGGGGCCCCGCGTCGCGGCGGTGCAGTACGAAAGCGATCGCGCCCGCTTTCTGGGGCGCAACCGCACCGTGGCAACCGCCCAGGCCCTACAGCCCGGGGCACGGTTGTCGAATACCACGGGCGTGGTTTTGGATCCCGTGTTTGCCTTGCGTCACCGGGTGGTCGTTGCGCCGGGCGCGGTGGCGTGCGTGTTCTTCTGGACCTTGGCGGCGCCGTCGCGCCCTGATCTCCTGTCGTTAATCGACAAGCACCACGATCACAATGCCTTCGATCGGGCTAAGGCCCTGGCCTGGACCCAAGGTCAGATCCAGTTGCACCATCTGGGCATTGAGGGACGCGAGGCTGCGGATTTCCAGCGTCTGGCCGCCCCGTTGCTGTATGCCGACCCGCGTTTTCGCTCCGCGTCGCAAACCATCACGACGGGGGTTGGGCCCCAATCGGGGATGTGGGCCCTGGGGATTTCCGGGGATCTTCCCGTGGTGGTTCTGACCATTACCGACATCGCCGACCTAGCCCAGGTGCGTCAGATGCTCCGCGCTCATGAGTATTGGCGCATCAAGGGGTTGGCGGTGGATTTGGTGATCCTTAATGAACATGCCTCGTCCTACCGACAAGATCTGCAAGCCGCTGTCGAGGGGGCGGTGCGTCATAATCTGTCGCGCCCGCGCGGGGACCTGGATCCAGGCTGGGGCACCGTTTACGCCTTGCGAACCGACCTTATGAGTCTGCCCTCTCGAGCTTTGCTGCTGTCTGTGGCCCGGGTCGTCTTGGGCGCGGGGCAAGGTGTGCTGAGTGCCTGGCTGGCCCGGCGCCCGCCTCCGCCGCCTCGCGTTGTGGTCTCGCCGCGCTTGGTGCCAAACTGGCGGATATCCCGGGGGGCCACACCGCCGGCCCGGCCCGTGCCCACGCCCTCCGAGCTGGAATTTTTCAATGGTCTTGGAGGATTCGACGACAACGGGCGGGTCTATGTCATTCACCTTGAGAACGGCCGGACCACGCCCTTGCCCTGGATCAATGTCATCGCCAATCCCCAGTTCGGGTTTCAGGTTTCGGCCGAGGGCAGCGGCTACACATGGGCCGGCAACAGCCGCGAAAACCAGCTAACGCCCTGGTCGAACGACCCGGTGAGCGATCCCGCCGGCGAGGCACTTTACCTGCGTGATGAGGTCAGTGGCGCGTTTTGGTGTCCCACCGCCCAGCCCCGGCGCGACGACGGCCCCTACACGGCGCACCACGGTTTCGGGTTCAGCCGCTTCGACCATACGGCCCACGGGATCGCGACGAGCTTGGTTCAAAGCGTGCCGCTTGCCGAGCCGGTCAAGATCTCCCGCCTGACATTGCGCAATCTCTCGGGGCTGACCCGCCATGTGTCGGTGACGGCCTATGTGGACTGGGTTTTGGGGAGCACCCGGGGGACCTCCGGCCCCTTCTTGGTAACGGCCTGTGATGAACCGACGGGCGCGGTCTTGGCTCGCAACCCCTGGCGGCTTGAGGGGGCCGACAAGGTCGCTTTTCTCGACATGGGCGGCAGCCAAACCTCCTGGACCGCCGATCGCACCGAGTTTCTGGGGCGCCATGGCACCATGGCGGCCCCGGCCGCGCTGACCGGGCGCGCCGTGTTGTCGGGGCACTGCGGTGTGGGGCTGGATCCTTGTGGCGCGGTCCGTCGCGAGGTGGTGCTGGAGCCGGGTCAGACTCTGGAGGTGGTGATCTTTTTGGGCCAAGGTCAGACCCTGACCGAGGCGCGCGCCCTGATCATGCGGTGGCGCAACGCCGATCTTGACCAGATCCAGGCCGAGGTGAAGGCTTTTTGGGATAAAATTCTTGGCGCCGTTCAGGTCAAGAGCCCGGACCGGGCCATGGATATCCTGTTAAACGGCTGGCTGCTTTACCAGACCATTGCCTGTCGCTTGTGGGCGCGCGCCGCCTTTTATCAGGCCAGCGGAGCCTACGGGTTTCGCGATCAGGTGCAAGACGGCATGGCCCTGAGCTTGGCCTGGCCCGAGGAAACCCGGCGCCACCTGCTGAGTGCCGCGAGCCGTCAGTTTGTGGAGGGCGATGTTCAGCACTGGTGGATGCCCGACACCGGTCTTGGGGTGCGCACGCACATTTCGGACGATCGGGTCTGGCTGGCCTTCGCCATCGCCACGTATGTCCGAACCTCGGGGGATGTGGCGGTCTTGGATGAGATGGTCCCCTTTTTGGACGGCCCCGCGCTACTCCCCGGCGACGCCGATGCCTGTTTCCAGCCAACGCGCGCCGACGTTGTGGCGTCCCTGTTCGAGCACGGGGCCCGGGGTATCGATCAGGCCTTGAGCCTGCGCGGCGAAAACGGGTTGCCCCTGATCGGCACCGGCGACTGGAACGACGGCATGAACCGGGTGGGCAGCGCCGGACGCGGTGAAAGTGTGTGGTTGGGCTGGCTGTTGTGCCGGACCCTTGAGATGTTCGCTGCCCTGGCCGACCCCCGCGATCCCTCCCGGGCCCGACACTGGCGCACCGAGGCTAAGGCGTTGCGCCACGCCCTGGAGGGGGCGGCCTGGGATGGTGCCTGGTACCGCCGCGCCACCTACGACGACGGCAGTTGGCTGGGATCGTCGGACAACGACGAGTGCCGGATTGATTCCATCGCCCAGTCCTGGGCCGTTTTGTCCGGCGTTGCCTCGCCAGCCCGGGGCGCGGTGGCAATGGAGTCTTTGGCGCGCCACCTTCTGCGGCCGCAAGACGGGGTGGCGCTGTTGTTCGAGCCGCCGTTCGCAGCTACCCTGCGCGACCCGGGATACATCAAGGGCTACCCTCCGGGCCTTCGTGAAAACGGCGGCCAATATACCCATGCGGCCCTGTGGGCGGTGCTGGCCTTTGCCCGCCTGGGGGATGGTGACAAGGCCGAGGCCCTGTTCGCCCTTCTTAACCCCATCCGTCATGCCCTGACGCCTGAGGCTGTGGAGCGCTACAAGGTCGAGCCCTATGTCGTTGCCGCCGACGTGTATGCGGTGGCCCCCCATATCGGGCGCGGCGGATGGACGTGGTATACGGGCGCCGCCGGATGGATGTCTCAAGCCGGGATCGAGGGGCTGTTGGGGCTGCGTCGCCAAGGAGCGGTGTTGGTGATGCGGCCCTGCCTGCCGCGCTCCTGGGAAGAGGTGGAGATCACCCTGACAATCGACGAAACCCGGTATGTCGTTTGCGTCGAACGGCGGATCTCAAACGGAACACACCTCATGACCGCACAGCTTGATGGCCGCCCTGTGCCGTGCCTTGGCGGATGTTTCCGAGCCCCCCTCGATCAAGGACAGCATACGGCGTGTCTGACTATTCATGAGTAA